A window of the Candidatus Bathyarchaeota archaeon genome harbors these coding sequences:
- a CDS encoding class I SAM-dependent methyltransferase, producing MKFDRDKVENLVKEWFTETAQGEWQRLQKDPYRKIEFMVTMHFLEKYLPEKGLLLDAGGGPGRYTIELARRGYEVVLLDLVPEMLKLAKRRVKKASVLRNVKNFVQGSIEDLSIFSEIMFDAVLCLGAPLCHLLNIEQREKAVAELLRVAKRGAPLFVSVISRVGLLKSILVEFPQEMEYARHHWEVGDYMPGLHGEGFTAAHWFKPKELQALFETFGAETVELAGLEGLSSHHRKETNRLYKDKQKWTMWTEILLKTCTDPSVVGSSEHFLVVFRKP from the coding sequence TTGAAGTTCGATAGAGATAAGGTTGAGAATTTGGTCAAGGAGTGGTTCACTGAAACAGCTCAAGGTGAATGGCAGCGTTTGCAAAAAGATCCATATCGCAAGATTGAGTTCATGGTGACCATGCATTTCCTTGAAAAATATCTACCTGAAAAAGGCTTGTTATTAGATGCAGGTGGTGGACCTGGAAGATACACGATCGAGTTAGCAAGAAGAGGTTACGAAGTCGTTTTGTTGGATCTTGTGCCAGAAATGTTGAAACTCGCAAAGAGAAGAGTCAAGAAAGCAAGTGTCCTTAGGAATGTGAAGAACTTTGTTCAAGGCTCAATTGAAGATCTGTCAATTTTCTCTGAGATCATGTTTGATGCTGTGCTGTGTTTAGGGGCTCCCTTATGTCATTTGTTGAACATCGAGCAAAGAGAGAAAGCTGTTGCAGAGCTTTTGCGTGTTGCGAAAAGAGGAGCACCGTTATTTGTTTCTGTAATTAGTCGGGTGGGGCTCCTCAAGAGCATACTGGTCGAGTTTCCTCAAGAGATGGAGTATGCAAGGCACCATTGGGAAGTGGGTGATTACATGCCAGGCTTACATGGCGAAGGATTTACAGCAGCACATTGGTTCAAACCTAAAGAATTGCAAGCGCTTTTTGAAACATTTGGTGCTGAAACCGTAGAGTTGGCGGGACTGGAAGGTCTTTCTTCACATCATAGGAAAGAAACCAACAGGCTGTACAAAGACAAACAAAAGTGGACGATGTGGACAGAGATTCTGCTGAAAACCTGTACGGACCCTTCAGTGGTAGGAAGCTCTGAGCACTTTTTGGTTGTATTCAGAAAGCCTTAA
- a CDS encoding PAS domain-containing protein yields MVDKEKPKSFYPSTLEGDVDFETGSLTREEIEAILNALPVDISFVDTEDTVRYFNKAEGRVFPRTKAVIGRKVQQCHPPKSVHIVNQVLDDLKKGRRKSAGFWIDMNQRKVYIQYFPVRNQEGEYIGCIEVTQDITDIQKIKGERRLLNEVQHI; encoded by the coding sequence ATGGTAGATAAAGAAAAACCGAAAAGTTTCTACCCTTCGACACTGGAAGGGGATGTAGATTTCGAAACTGGAAGCTTAACACGGGAAGAGATAGAGGCAATTCTTAACGCTCTACCTGTGGACATAAGTTTTGTAGACACAGAAGACACTGTTCGTTACTTCAATAAAGCTGAAGGACGAGTTTTCCCTAGGACGAAAGCAGTGATTGGTCGCAAGGTTCAGCAGTGTCACCCACCAAAAAGCGTACACATAGTCAACCAAGTACTAGACGACCTAAAAAAGGGAAGAAGAAAATCAGCAGGCTTCTGGATAGACATGAATCAAAGAAAGGTTTACATACAATATTTTCCAGTGCGGAACCAAGAAGGCGAATACATAGGGTGTATCGAGGTAACTCAGGACATTACGGATATTCAAAAGATTAAAGGTGAAAGAAGGCTGCTGAACGAAGTGCAGCACATATAA
- the sucD gene encoding succinate--CoA ligase subunit alpha, giving the protein MGIIVGKDTRAVVQGITGTQGSFHTRLMLDYKTKIVAGVTPGKSGMEVHGVPVHDTVKSAIQEHAANASIIFVPAPFAAEAALEAMDANIKTIVIITEHIPIRDSIQIMAYAKQQGVTVIGPNTPGIITPGECKLGIMPAHVFKQGVVGVASRSGTLTYEIAAELTKCGLGQSTCFGLGGDPIVGLSFVDALKMFERDCQTETVVLIGEIGGNAEEQAAEYIATTRYPKPVVVFVAGRTAPPGKRMGHAGAIVMGKAGTAESKVEAFKTAGVKVAEKPSDIAKLLSGNI; this is encoded by the coding sequence ATGGGAATTATCGTTGGGAAGGACACTAGAGCTGTGGTGCAGGGCATAACTGGCACTCAAGGCAGTTTTCACACACGATTGATGCTGGACTATAAAACTAAGATTGTTGCGGGAGTAACCCCGGGCAAAAGTGGAATGGAAGTTCACGGCGTTCCAGTTCATGACACGGTTAAATCTGCAATTCAAGAACACGCCGCAAACGCATCGATAATTTTTGTTCCCGCACCCTTCGCAGCAGAAGCGGCACTAGAAGCCATGGATGCCAACATAAAAACCATCGTAATAATCACAGAACACATTCCCATAAGGGACTCAATTCAAATAATGGCGTACGCAAAACAGCAAGGTGTAACTGTTATCGGTCCCAACACGCCTGGAATTATCACCCCGGGTGAGTGTAAACTAGGAATAATGCCTGCCCACGTTTTCAAGCAAGGCGTTGTAGGTGTTGCTTCTCGAAGCGGAACTCTAACCTATGAAATTGCGGCTGAGCTTACAAAGTGTGGGTTGGGACAGTCCACTTGTTTTGGGTTGGGAGGAGATCCGATTGTGGGATTGAGCTTTGTTGATGCGCTGAAGATGTTTGAGAGAGACTGTCAAACAGAGACTGTTGTTTTAATAGGTGAAATCGGTGGTAATGCTGAAGAGCAAGCAGCAGAATACATTGCCACCACGAGGTATCCGAAACCTGTAGTGGTGTTTGTTGCTGGACGCACGGCTCCTCCAGGGAAGCGTATGGGACATGCGGGCGCTATTGTTATGGGTAAAGCGGGGACTGCGGAGAGCAAGGTTGAAGCTTTTAAAACTGCTGGGGTGAAGGTTGCCGAGAAACCGAGTGACATTGCGAAACTTTTATCTGGAAATATTTGA
- the sucC gene encoding ADP-forming succinate--CoA ligase subunit beta, with translation MKLFEYEAKTILKKYGIPIPNGALATSPTQAKEVASKFHAPYAVKAQVVVAGRGKAGGIQFANTLEEIEGVAEKILGMEIRGLKVGSIWIEEKIRIKRELYFGITTDRSRRCYVAIASTAGGVDIEEVAARTPEKIIKKFVDPILGFRSYHARQMASKIGYSGKLMLKLATIFEKLYKAAMEHDAELIEMNPIVETVDERFVAADARLIIDDNALYRHPQYKARLFLEDKTELTSKEIRARKVGLAYVQLDGNIGIMGNGAGLVMATLDAVQLYGGKPANFLDVGGGASEEQIVAALNILLADSQASVVFINILGGITRCDDVARGILDAKKKVGFTKPIVIRLVGTNEEEGRRILTEASIHVLDSMEEAARKAVEMSKGG, from the coding sequence ATGAAACTCTTCGAGTATGAAGCAAAAACAATTCTAAAAAAATATGGCATCCCTATTCCCAATGGGGCACTCGCTACTTCTCCAACCCAAGCAAAGGAAGTCGCTTCTAAGTTTCATGCTCCTTACGCTGTAAAGGCTCAAGTGGTTGTTGCAGGAAGAGGCAAAGCAGGTGGAATCCAGTTTGCCAACACATTGGAAGAGATTGAAGGTGTTGCCGAGAAAATCTTGGGCATGGAAATAAGAGGGCTTAAAGTTGGCAGTATCTGGATAGAAGAAAAAATCAGAATAAAAAGGGAGCTTTACTTCGGTATAACAACCGATCGCTCCCGCCGCTGCTACGTAGCCATTGCATCTACTGCTGGAGGAGTGGATATAGAAGAGGTTGCAGCTAGGACGCCTGAAAAGATTATCAAAAAATTCGTCGATCCAATTTTAGGTTTTCGGAGTTATCATGCAAGACAGATGGCAAGCAAGATTGGGTACTCGGGGAAGTTAATGCTCAAGCTTGCAACCATCTTTGAAAAGCTTTACAAGGCTGCCATGGAGCATGACGCTGAACTGATTGAAATGAACCCTATAGTGGAAACCGTTGATGAAAGGTTTGTTGCAGCAGATGCTCGACTTATAATCGACGACAACGCCCTTTACCGCCATCCACAATATAAAGCACGATTATTTTTAGAAGACAAAACTGAACTAACGTCTAAAGAAATAAGGGCTCGAAAAGTGGGCTTGGCATACGTGCAACTAGATGGTAACATCGGCATCATGGGCAACGGCGCAGGATTGGTGATGGCTACTCTAGACGCCGTTCAGCTTTACGGAGGCAAACCTGCAAACTTCCTTGATGTTGGTGGAGGCGCCTCTGAAGAACAAATTGTAGCGGCTCTTAACATCCTATTGGCAGACTCCCAAGCGTCTGTAGTCTTCATTAACATTCTAGGTGGCATCACTCGCTGCGACGACGTTGCAAGAGGAATTTTGGATGCAAAGAAGAAAGTTGGCTTTACGAAGCCCATTGTAATACGTTTAGTGGGCACAAACGAGGAAGAAGGCCGTCGTATACTTACAGAGGCTAGCATTCACGTGTTGGATAGTATGGAAGAAGCTGCGAGAAAAGCGGTGGAAATGTCCAAGGGAGGATGA
- a CDS encoding Lrp/AsnC family transcriptional regulator, translated as MTKEVILSGRPVQLLRMLYERGNFTTIYTLRIKQNDLAAQLGISRQALNVHLRKLRNQDYIRTGRGFIDVTEKGLNLLGISANPAFVFLKISPLKRKEAYEEIFQFPIQRVFRVAGDMDAILVIEQEKLDETLKRLANVEGVLDTRTYIAIQTLK; from the coding sequence TTGACCAAAGAAGTCATACTTAGCGGGCGTCCCGTGCAACTACTTCGCATGCTCTATGAAAGAGGCAACTTCACTACAATCTACACGTTACGAATTAAGCAAAACGATCTGGCAGCACAACTTGGAATAAGCCGTCAAGCCTTGAACGTGCATTTACGCAAGCTCCGAAACCAAGACTACATTCGTACGGGCAGAGGTTTCATAGATGTTACCGAAAAAGGTTTAAATCTTCTAGGAATCTCAGCAAATCCAGCTTTTGTCTTTCTTAAAATCTCACCCTTGAAACGGAAGGAGGCTTATGAGGAAATCTTTCAATTTCCAATTCAACGCGTCTTTCGTGTAGCAGGCGACATGGACGCAATTCTGGTGATTGAACAAGAAAAACTAGACGAAACCCTCAAAAGATTGGCAAATGTTGAAGGGGTTCTAGACACAAGAACTTATATCGCTATCCAAACGTTAAAATAA
- the aspS gene encoding aspartate--tRNA(Asn) ligase, which translates to MKLDSLDGWRKTLYTADVKPELDRKEIIVLGWVQEIRDLGAIKFIILQDQRGTVQITVPKKKARKEVLEKANSLQTQYCIGVKGIVKKTEMTQRGFEIIPNEIKILGVAQHPLPLDVTGKTPAAVDTRLNARVLDLCQEENRAIWSIQHTTLTALRSFLSEKSFIEVYTPRIIATATEGGAALFSVDYFDQEAYLAQSPQLYKEELTLCFEKVFEIGSFFRAEESHTRRHLSEFISIDIEQAFVTADDVMTLLEQVMCHVCETVKEDCQKELKILKHKVDIPKLPSRRFTYTQILDELKKEGIEVPWGEDIPTPAYRTLGKLHPYFYFITEWPMKSKPFYIKPKDNDPEVSEGFDYMWKWMELASGGTRVHSKNLLTKRLKEQGLAPESFKHHLQVFDYGLPPHAGWAAGLERVLMMLTGKRNIREVVLFPRDRSRLTP; encoded by the coding sequence ATGAAACTTGACTCACTGGATGGCTGGCGAAAAACGCTGTACACCGCAGATGTAAAACCTGAACTGGATAGGAAGGAAATTATCGTTTTAGGCTGGGTTCAAGAAATTCGAGATTTAGGTGCCATAAAATTCATAATTCTTCAAGACCAACGAGGAACAGTTCAGATAACTGTTCCAAAGAAGAAAGCAAGAAAGGAAGTTTTGGAGAAAGCAAACTCTCTGCAAACACAATACTGCATCGGCGTAAAAGGCATCGTGAAAAAGACAGAGATGACGCAGCGTGGCTTTGAGATAATCCCAAATGAAATAAAAATCTTGGGAGTGGCGCAGCATCCGTTACCTCTCGACGTGACCGGCAAAACTCCCGCAGCTGTAGACACGCGATTGAACGCTCGAGTCTTAGACCTTTGTCAAGAGGAAAATCGGGCAATATGGAGCATCCAGCACACAACGTTAACTGCCCTTCGCAGTTTTCTTTCAGAAAAAAGCTTCATAGAGGTTTACACGCCGAGAATCATTGCAACTGCAACTGAGGGTGGAGCCGCTCTTTTCTCTGTAGACTATTTTGACCAAGAAGCCTATTTGGCTCAGAGTCCACAGCTATATAAAGAAGAGTTAACTCTGTGTTTTGAGAAAGTCTTTGAAATTGGATCCTTTTTTAGGGCTGAAGAGTCCCACACGCGGAGACATTTGAGCGAGTTTATCTCAATAGATATAGAGCAAGCTTTCGTTACTGCAGACGACGTCATGACACTGCTGGAACAAGTTATGTGCCACGTCTGTGAAACCGTGAAGGAAGACTGCCAAAAAGAGCTAAAAATTTTAAAACACAAAGTAGACATCCCGAAGTTGCCCTCAAGGCGTTTTACCTACACGCAAATTTTAGACGAACTGAAGAAGGAAGGAATAGAAGTTCCATGGGGCGAAGATATTCCTACACCCGCCTACCGAACCTTAGGCAAGCTTCATCCCTACTTCTACTTCATAACCGAGTGGCCTATGAAATCCAAGCCCTTCTACATCAAACCGAAAGACAATGACCCTGAGGTTAGTGAAGGATTCGACTACATGTGGAAATGGATGGAGCTGGCTTCTGGAGGAACACGTGTTCACTCAAAAAATCTCTTAACGAAGCGGCTGAAAGAACAGGGATTAGCCCCGGAATCCTTTAAACATCATTTACAAGTTTTTGATTATGGACTGCCTCCACATGCCGGGTGGGCAGCTGGCT